A part of Paraburkholderia largidicola genomic DNA contains:
- a CDS encoding sarcosine oxidase subunit gamma, giving the protein MWNEARNNAPGATSAVANRVAGQPWQESPLAGVGELVKKHAAAPSKKFHLREKAFCDLVNLRGDVGDAGFLSAVESVTGCRPPAKPNTVARGNGYDVLWLGPDEWLVRSQQPQAPVAEDKLVEALQGQFASAVDIGSGWTVLEVSGEKVRDVIARGCPLDLHPRVLAPGQCAQTHYFKASIVLVPVADDVYEIVVRRSFADYFVRIMLDAAEPLMS; this is encoded by the coding sequence ATGTGGAATGAAGCAAGGAACAATGCACCGGGCGCAACGTCGGCTGTCGCGAACCGGGTGGCGGGGCAACCGTGGCAGGAGTCGCCGCTCGCCGGTGTCGGCGAGCTGGTGAAAAAGCATGCGGCGGCGCCATCGAAGAAGTTTCATCTGCGCGAAAAGGCGTTCTGCGATCTCGTGAATCTGCGGGGCGACGTGGGTGATGCCGGGTTTCTCAGCGCGGTCGAAAGCGTGACGGGTTGCCGTCCGCCGGCGAAGCCCAATACCGTTGCACGCGGCAATGGCTACGACGTGCTGTGGCTCGGGCCCGACGAATGGCTCGTGCGCTCGCAGCAACCTCAGGCACCGGTGGCCGAGGACAAGCTGGTCGAAGCGCTGCAAGGGCAGTTTGCGTCGGCCGTGGATATCGGCAGCGGCTGGACGGTGCTCGAAGTGAGCGGCGAGAAGGTGCGCGACGTGATTGCGCGGGGTTGTCCGCTGGATCTGCATCCGCGCGTGCTCGCGCCGGGGCAGTGCGCGCAGACGCATTACTTCAAGGCGTCGATCGTACTCGTGCCTGTCGCGGATGATGTGTATGAGATCGTCGTGCGACGCAGTTTCGCCGATTACTTCGTTCGTATCATGCTCGATGCGGCTGAGCCGCTGATGTCGTGA
- a CDS encoding dihydroneopterin aldolase, whose amino-acid sequence MKPFEAPLAAYVRASSDARGAARGKGWRVFIDELVVDTRIGIHAHEHLAAQPVVIDVSLAYRCEPSEEGLHAMIDYERYCNRVSEFLSVKPHTRMLETLAVEIALLSFAEWPALEAITLALHKPKIREGTKRIGVELDWTRGDFEAHSASAFG is encoded by the coding sequence GTGAAGCCGTTCGAGGCGCCGTTGGCGGCTTATGTGCGGGCTTCTTCGGATGCGCGTGGCGCTGCCAGGGGCAAGGGCTGGCGTGTGTTTATCGATGAGCTGGTTGTCGACACGCGAATTGGTATTCATGCGCATGAGCATCTTGCGGCGCAGCCCGTTGTGATCGATGTGAGTCTTGCTTATCGCTGCGAGCCTTCGGAGGAGGGTTTGCATGCGATGATCGACTATGAGCGGTACTGTAATCGCGTGAGTGAGTTTCTTTCTGTTAAGCCGCATACGCGGATGCTGGAGACGCTTGCTGTTGAGATTGCTTTGCTTTCGTTTGCCGAGTGGCCTGCGCTTGAGGCGATTACGCTGGCTTTGCATAAGCCCAAGATTCGTGAGGGCACTAAGCGGATCGGGGTTGAGCTGGACTGGACTCGCGGTGATTTCGAAGCGCATTCGGCTTCGGCTTTCGGCTGA
- a CDS encoding sarcosine oxidase subunit beta family protein gives MSRYSIFSLFRNGLSYHENWERQWRSPAPKKEYDVVIVGGGGHGLATAYYLAKEHGVKNVAILEKGWIGGGNTARNTTIVRSNYLWDESAALYEKAMKLWEGLSQDLNYNVMFSQRGVMNLAHTLQDVRDTERRVNANRLNGVDAEFLTPEQIKEIEPTINLNSRYPVLGASIQRRAGVARHDAVAWGFARGADQAGVDIIQNCQVTGIRRDGGRVTGVDTVKGFIKAKKVAVVAAGNTSTLADMAGIRLPLESHPLQALVSEPIKPVVNSVIMSNAVHAYISQSDKGDLVIGAGVDQYTGFGQRGSFHIIEGTLQAIVEMFPVFSRVRMNRQWGGIVDVSPDACPIISKTDVKGLYFNCGWGTGGFKATPGSGWVFAHTIANDEPHPLNAPFSLDRFYTGHLIDEHGAAAVAH, from the coding sequence ATGAGCCGCTATTCGATATTCAGTCTGTTCCGCAACGGGTTGTCGTATCACGAGAACTGGGAGCGACAGTGGAGAAGTCCGGCACCGAAGAAGGAATACGACGTGGTGATCGTCGGCGGCGGCGGGCATGGTCTTGCGACCGCGTACTACCTCGCGAAGGAGCACGGCGTGAAGAACGTCGCGATTCTGGAGAAGGGCTGGATTGGCGGCGGCAATACGGCGCGTAACACGACGATCGTGCGCTCGAACTATCTGTGGGACGAATCGGCGGCGCTGTACGAGAAGGCGATGAAGCTGTGGGAAGGCTTGTCGCAAGACCTCAACTACAACGTGATGTTCTCGCAGCGCGGCGTGATGAATCTCGCGCACACGCTGCAGGACGTACGCGACACCGAGCGCCGCGTGAATGCGAACCGCCTGAACGGCGTCGATGCCGAGTTCCTCACGCCCGAGCAGATCAAGGAAATCGAGCCGACCATCAACCTGAATAGCCGCTATCCCGTGCTCGGCGCGTCGATTCAACGTCGTGCAGGCGTCGCGCGTCACGATGCTGTGGCGTGGGGTTTTGCGCGCGGCGCGGACCAGGCGGGCGTCGACATCATCCAGAATTGCCAGGTGACGGGCATTCGCCGCGACGGCGGCCGTGTGACGGGCGTCGATACGGTGAAGGGTTTCATCAAGGCGAAGAAGGTCGCTGTCGTCGCAGCCGGCAACACGTCGACGCTCGCCGACATGGCGGGCATCCGTCTGCCGCTCGAAAGCCATCCGTTGCAGGCGCTGGTGTCGGAGCCGATCAAGCCCGTCGTCAACTCGGTGATCATGTCGAACGCGGTGCACGCGTACATCAGCCAGTCCGACAAGGGCGATCTGGTGATCGGTGCGGGCGTCGATCAGTACACGGGCTTTGGGCAGCGCGGCAGCTTCCACATTATCGAAGGCACGCTGCAGGCGATCGTCGAAATGTTCCCGGTGTTCTCGCGCGTGCGGATGAACCGTCAGTGGGGCGGCATCGTCGACGTGTCGCCGGATGCATGCCCGATCATCAGCAAGACCGACGTGAAGGGCCTGTACTTCAACTGCGGCTGGGGCACGGGCGGCTTCAAGGCGACGCCCGGCTCGGGCTGGGTGTTCGCGCACACGATCGCCAACGATGAACCGCATCCGCTGAACGCGCCGTTCTCGCTGGACCGCTTCTATACCGGCCATCTGATTGACGAACACGGCGCTGCTGCCGTGGCCCACTAA
- a CDS encoding sarcosine oxidase subunit alpha family protein, whose amino-acid sequence MSQKNRLGAGGRINRAIPLTFTFNGRTYQGFQGDTLASALLANGVHFVARSFKYHRPRGIVTADVAEPNAVVQLERGAYTVPNARATEIELYQGLVANSVNAEPNLEHDRMAINQKFSRFMPAGFYYKTFMWPAKFWPKYEEKIREAAGLGKSPEVRDADRYDKCYAHCDVLVVGGGPTGLAAAHAAAVSGARVILVDDQRELGGSLLSGKTEIDGRAALSWVEKIEAELSRMPDVTILSRSTAFGYQDHNLVTVTQRLTDHLPVSMRKGTRELLWKIRARRVILATGAHERPIVFGNNDLPGVMMASAVSTYIHRFGVLPGRNAVVFTNNDAGYQCALDMKACGATVTVVDPRAQGSGALQAAARRHGVKIMNNAAVMTAHGKLRVTSVEVVAYANGKTGAKQADLPCDLVAMSGGYSPVLHLFAQSGGKAHWNDSKVCFVPGKGMQPETSIGAAAGEFSLARGLRLAVDAGVEAVKSIGYAVTRPQVPQAAEVAESPLQPLWLVGSRADAARGPKQFVDFQNDVSAADILLAAREGFESVEHVKRYTAMGFGTDQGKLGNINGMAILADALGKTIPETGTTTFRPNYTPVSFGTFAGRELGDLLDPIRKTAVHEWHVENGAMFEDVGNWKRPWYFPKSGEDLHAAVKRECLAVRNSVGILDASTLGKIDIQGPDAAKLLNWMYTNPWSKLEVGKCRYGLMLDENGMVFDDGVTVRLADQHFMMTTTTGGAARVLTWMERWLQTEWPDMKVRLASVTDHWATFAVVGPKSRKVVQKICSDIDFANEAFPFMSYRNGTVAGVKARVMRISFSGELAYEVNVPANMGRAVWEALMAAGAEFDITPYGTETMHVLRAEKGYIIVGQDTDGSVTPHDLGMGGLVAKTKDFLGRRSLARSDTAKEGRKQFVGLLTDDPQLVLPEGSQIVAGPFQGDTAPMLGHVTSSYYSPILNRSIALAVVKGGLNKMGQNVTIPLASGKQIAAKIASPVFYDTEGVRQHVE is encoded by the coding sequence ATGAGCCAGAAGAACCGCCTCGGCGCCGGTGGGCGCATCAACCGCGCGATTCCGCTGACCTTCACGTTCAACGGCCGCACGTATCAGGGCTTTCAGGGTGACACGCTCGCGTCGGCACTGCTCGCGAACGGCGTGCACTTCGTCGCGCGCAGCTTCAAGTATCACCGCCCGCGTGGCATCGTCACGGCCGACGTCGCGGAACCGAATGCCGTCGTGCAACTGGAGCGCGGCGCATACACAGTGCCGAATGCACGCGCGACGGAAATCGAGTTGTATCAGGGGCTGGTCGCGAACAGCGTGAATGCCGAGCCGAATCTCGAGCACGATCGCATGGCGATCAATCAGAAGTTCTCGCGCTTCATGCCCGCGGGCTTCTACTACAAGACGTTCATGTGGCCGGCAAAGTTCTGGCCGAAGTACGAAGAGAAGATTCGCGAAGCAGCGGGCCTCGGCAAGTCGCCCGAGGTGCGCGACGCCGACCGCTACGACAAGTGCTACGCACATTGCGATGTGCTGGTGGTCGGCGGCGGGCCGACGGGTCTTGCGGCGGCACACGCGGCGGCCGTGAGCGGTGCGCGTGTGATTCTCGTCGACGATCAGCGTGAACTCGGCGGCAGCCTGCTGTCGGGCAAGACGGAGATCGACGGACGCGCGGCGTTGAGCTGGGTCGAGAAGATCGAAGCGGAACTGTCGCGCATGCCGGATGTGACGATCCTGTCGCGCAGCACGGCGTTCGGCTATCAGGACCACAACCTCGTCACGGTGACGCAGCGTCTGACGGATCATCTGCCCGTGTCGATGCGCAAGGGTACGCGCGAACTGCTGTGGAAAATCCGCGCCAGGCGCGTGATTCTCGCGACGGGTGCGCACGAACGTCCCATCGTGTTCGGCAATAACGATCTGCCGGGCGTGATGATGGCGTCGGCCGTTTCGACGTATATCCATCGCTTTGGCGTGCTGCCGGGCCGCAATGCCGTCGTGTTCACGAACAACGACGCGGGCTATCAGTGTGCGCTCGACATGAAGGCGTGCGGCGCGACCGTCACGGTCGTCGATCCGCGTGCGCAGGGCAGCGGCGCATTGCAGGCGGCGGCACGTCGTCATGGCGTGAAGATCATGAACAACGCGGCTGTGATGACGGCGCACGGCAAGCTGCGCGTCACGTCGGTCGAAGTGGTCGCGTATGCGAACGGCAAGACGGGCGCGAAGCAGGCGGACCTGCCGTGCGATCTCGTCGCGATGTCGGGTGGCTATAGCCCTGTGCTGCATCTGTTCGCGCAGTCGGGCGGCAAGGCGCACTGGAACGACAGCAAGGTGTGCTTCGTGCCGGGCAAGGGCATGCAGCCGGAAACGAGCATCGGCGCAGCAGCGGGCGAATTCAGCCTGGCGCGCGGTCTGCGTCTCGCTGTCGATGCAGGCGTCGAAGCGGTGAAGTCGATCGGTTACGCGGTGACGCGTCCGCAAGTGCCGCAGGCCGCGGAAGTCGCCGAGTCGCCGTTGCAGCCGCTGTGGCTGGTCGGCAGCCGCGCGGATGCGGCGCGCGGCCCGAAGCAGTTCGTCGATTTCCAGAATGATGTGTCGGCGGCTGACATTCTGCTGGCGGCGCGCGAAGGCTTCGAATCCGTCGAGCACGTGAAGCGCTACACGGCGATGGGCTTCGGCACCGATCAGGGCAAGCTCGGCAACATCAACGGCATGGCGATTCTCGCCGATGCACTCGGCAAGACGATTCCCGAAACGGGCACGACGACGTTCCGCCCGAACTACACGCCTGTCAGCTTCGGCACGTTTGCGGGCCGCGAACTCGGCGACCTGCTCGATCCGATCCGCAAGACGGCTGTCCACGAATGGCACGTCGAGAACGGCGCGATGTTCGAGGACGTCGGCAACTGGAAGCGCCCCTGGTACTTCCCGAAGAGCGGTGAAGACCTCCATGCGGCTGTGAAGCGCGAATGCCTTGCGGTGCGCAACAGCGTCGGCATTCTCGATGCGTCGACACTCGGCAAGATCGACATTCAGGGGCCGGACGCCGCGAAGCTGCTGAACTGGATGTACACGAACCCGTGGAGCAAGCTCGAAGTCGGCAAGTGCCGCTATGGCCTGATGCTCGATGAAAACGGCATGGTGTTCGACGACGGCGTCACGGTGCGCCTCGCCGACCAGCACTTCATGATGACGACCACGACGGGCGGCGCGGCGCGCGTGCTGACGTGGATGGAACGCTGGCTGCAGACGGAATGGCCGGACATGAAGGTACGCCTCGCGTCCGTCACCGATCACTGGGCGACGTTTGCCGTCGTCGGTCCGAAGAGCCGCAAGGTCGTGCAGAAGATTTGCAGCGACATCGACTTCGCCAACGAGGCATTCCCATTCATGTCGTACCGCAACGGCACGGTGGCGGGCGTGAAGGCGCGCGTGATGCGGATCAGCTTCTCGGGCGAGCTTGCCTACGAAGTCAACGTGCCGGCGAACATGGGCCGCGCGGTGTGGGAAGCGTTGATGGCCGCGGGCGCCGAGTTCGATATCACGCCGTACGGCACGGAAACGATGCACGTGCTGCGCGCGGAGAAGGGCTACATCATCGTCGGTCAGGATACGGATGGCTCGGTGACGCCGCACGATCTCGGCATGGGCGGACTGGTCGCGAAGACGAAGGACTTCCTCGGACGCCGTTCGCTGGCGCGCTCGGACACTGCGAAGGAGGGGCGCAAGCAGTTCGTCGGCCTGCTCACCGACGATCCGCAACTGGTGCTCCCCGAGGGCAGCCAGATCGTCGCCGGTCCGTTCCAGGGCGATACAGCGCCGATGCTCGGACACGTGACGTCGAGCTACTACAGCCCGATTCTGAATCGTTCGATTGCGCTTGCCGTGGTCAAGGGCGGCCTGAACAAGATGGGGCAAAACGTGACGATTCCGCTCGCGAGCGGCAAGCAGATCGCCGCGAAGATCGCCAGCCCCGTTTTCTACGACACCGAAGGAGTGCGTCAACATGTGGAATGA
- a CDS encoding sarcosine oxidase subunit delta, translated as MLTIECPWCGPRAESEFSCGGEADIARPLDTDKLTDKEWGDYLFMRKNPRGVHREQWLHTQGCRRWFMATRDTVSYQIQGYDTFKMGNTSADAQGGNKQ; from the coding sequence ATGCTGACGATCGAATGCCCGTGGTGCGGGCCGCGCGCCGAATCCGAATTTAGCTGCGGCGGTGAAGCCGATATTGCACGTCCGCTCGACACCGACAAGCTCACCGACAAGGAATGGGGCGACTACCTGTTCATGCGCAAGAACCCGCGTGGCGTGCATCGCGAGCAATGGCTGCACACGCAGGGCTGCCGCCGCTGGTTCATGGCGACGCGCGACACCGTCTCGTATCAGATTCAAGGTTACGACACGTTCAAGATGGGTAACACGTCCGCCGACGCACAAGGGGGCAACAAGCAATGA